A region of uncultured Draconibacterium sp. DNA encodes the following proteins:
- a CDS encoding ammonium transporter, with amino-acid sequence MMFDKGLTTFMIVATSLVMLMTPGLAFFYGGLGCKKNILSIMMQSFVSLGITTILWISFGYSMCFSGTLADGNDLFGIIGNFDKAFLNGVTSSTPLSPDRNFPEYIFVAYQMMFAIITPALITGAFINRVTFKAYFIFLVLWQIFVYYPFVHMVWGGGILAEWGVLDFAGGITVHATAGFAALASVFFVGARAEKNSGPNNIPLVAIGTSLLWFGWYGFNAGSELDVDAVTAQAFLNTDVAASVAAITWLGIEWTTGKKRPTFIGLMTGAVAGLATITPAAGYVTLGTAMFIGLCAGMVCYQAVKFVERQRWDDALDVWGVHGIGGVLGTIMLGLFGTTAVNANGANGLFMGGGFGFFLKQISAIVFASAWGFVFTLVMLKTINRFVPVKVGRMDEKKGLDLGYHGEVARQ; translated from the coding sequence ATGATGTTTGACAAAGGGCTAACTACCTTTATGATTGTGGCTACCAGTTTGGTAATGCTAATGACTCCCGGGCTTGCTTTCTTTTACGGCGGTTTGGGATGTAAAAAAAATATCCTGAGTATTATGATGCAGAGTTTTGTGTCGTTAGGTATAACAACTATTCTGTGGATAAGCTTTGGCTACTCTATGTGTTTTAGTGGAACCCTGGCCGACGGAAATGATTTATTCGGCATCATTGGAAATTTCGATAAAGCTTTTCTGAACGGTGTTACATCAAGTACACCCTTGTCCCCCGATCGTAATTTCCCGGAATATATTTTTGTGGCTTACCAAATGATGTTTGCCATTATTACGCCAGCACTGATTACGGGCGCTTTTATCAACCGGGTAACCTTTAAAGCGTATTTTATTTTCCTGGTGCTTTGGCAAATTTTTGTTTACTATCCTTTTGTACACATGGTTTGGGGAGGCGGAATCCTTGCCGAGTGGGGAGTTCTTGATTTTGCTGGTGGAATAACAGTGCACGCAACGGCAGGTTTTGCTGCTTTGGCATCGGTGTTTTTTGTTGGTGCACGTGCCGAAAAGAACAGCGGCCCAAACAATATTCCGCTGGTAGCAATCGGTACCAGTTTACTGTGGTTCGGCTGGTACGGTTTTAATGCCGGAAGTGAGCTGGATGTGGATGCTGTTACTGCACAGGCATTTTTAAATACCGATGTGGCCGCATCAGTAGCGGCTATTACCTGGCTGGGAATTGAATGGACCACCGGGAAAAAACGACCGACTTTTATTGGGTTAATGACCGGGGCGGTGGCCGGACTGGCAACGATTACTCCTGCTGCTGGTTATGTTACGCTCGGAACAGCCATGTTTATTGGCCTTTGCGCCGGAATGGTGTGCTATCAGGCGGTTAAATTTGTTGAGCGTCAACGCTGGGACGATGCCCTTGATGTTTGGGGTGTGCACGGTATTGGTGGCGTGCTTGGAACTATAATGCTGGGTTTGTTCGGAACCACGGCTGTTAACGCCAATGGTGCCAACGGGTTGTTTATGGGTGGCGGATTTGGTTTCTTTCTAAAACAGATTAGTGCCATTGTTTTTGCTTCGGCCTGGGGTTTTGTGTTTACCCTGGTCATGTTAAAAACAATTAACCGTTTTGTGCCTGTAAAAGTAGGGCGCATGGACGAAAAGAAAGGCCTCGATCTGGGTTACCATGGAGAGGTTGCGCGACAATAA
- a CDS encoding carbohydrate-binding protein: MKNFTYPGVILPDHLIRKAGSTIALLLAFIFLLPVWASAERIYPDMSVQISSGGSDYALTFTYSGAGVVSCTEAVVHRFDIYKNTDSNSSKTISGSGSKSSGTITYVAGPNNSGYWGLRYQESEDCSLAWCNCVEWVWSGYPRANSSGDRGSGYSVLTYAATAAIKSPTGITASDQEYFEKIILSWSKGTDIPDANVGYNIYRGTTTGNGALIAQVAGDVRTWTDETIVPNDVYYYWVTTFTDDWGNHESPRNSSNAVLGKAKTFNVNASDGTYTNRVKVEWDDLSDFAEELRIERSVPESSQKEELAILSKNAQAYSDDGAIPGYKHTYYVTPIHATRTFPTLNDDGYSKPNGTIKGTVKSVLSVGVEGVSVCAIPVTPNLPAGALTVPSGGYCTTTDVDGYYEIRNIYYYDEAEFIVVPYKDGPNGPHIFTPDTITRVLDLNSKLSSGANFTDESVFSMAGRVVYPKSTAAECGVPEVEILINGESRGIFTDANGDWSYAIQEEGDYTFTPEFLHHTFENPSGQPSTSFFVAGDSLNINFTDTQTDTIFVKVQTGCETPVADSVKIQLTSPGNCFNTSYYTDANGLLTIPDLPAREYDVQVVELDPVNSNIFDQIGNKPIRIDLTVRDTADMVVERDSLDITPADTIFLPNGTTSITPADTTLVTVTDTTRGEVIPEANFIYHSPLDIQVDFADAGAQVVSCSGGDITLMQQNDTYTLVFEVNESMGDCPVNEGYLRIFDFVADRGDEPIEVPIVNGFAVYTTQAGLPEIAESAEHNHEKLLYVVPEVGFLDATPQEYWIMVEGVKTQAPSFITKSPEMPMLVLHDPPGDNSYSYVQEGKSYKSFNTFEMLVGGEAGVYANLLIGAKVLTPFSSNGFGTQIKFSAVAGRDNYDRNGVETTITFNETFSTSDLENLTGNDGDVYIGASFNQEYALGDELTFNTATCQAEIKTVPTIDVTGFATTFVYTETHIKNTLLPTLGVLRSALIAGRDTSLLSPEEKMQANQLLADSLHWEEVLAQNDLNRGEDAVFKENISFSAGAPYTNEYTTDTTNSASFEYSAFINTELAAGIKLDNESGAWFDSEIGVMAKFRWANTFNQGNDTTYSRTVGYILSDNDIGDFFSVDILEDKAYGVPAFNLKLGTSSCPHEPGTQPRDDARITVYPPQINNVPIGGQAVFTANLLNESQSRETREYHVKVVSTTNPDGAVVKLGGTSITNSGASYFLQYNQTANIALTVERGPMASTYDSIGIMMYPPCEYSLWEDGGSVTSADTAWIFVDFQSECSNVALHLPGNNWLVNSNNDNKLDVAFTGYDRNNENLQSITLQYKRQGEGWVDDVTIDKELLLQNFYDYEFDVSGLTDGSYSLRAKANCGIEGGISYSSEQSGIIDRSSIAPYGTPSPADGYLRYGQEISVVFDKDINCNFESYSGEAPNIRLFLEDSTEIPITVQCSQNADGIILVPNDDLFAQPSLEGKRVYAVVEGIQDIFGNVQEYKTEWSFLVNVSPVSWNPEEVHITAEETELVVLSANLDNSANISKSFTIEEYPDWLVPSVTSASVLGGNSFTLQFHVVEDLLPGFYEGEVTALIDGSPEVLKVSLELYAEEIDWSVNHPDFQYNMNIVAQFSSDDGDENLSTGLRDKIAAYVDGELRGVGNIMYVPELSKYAAFITVSGNLAGENGSLLEAEDYVDDLSVQDITFTEDGKTYDATRFKKNNWIDFDIYATKAGNFSAEFKAAGNKAGDVDVFVDGNLVATFAVPVNGGSYGVYTTQFEVPAGEHTLRIQSNGAEFDLDWINFPEYHVRNQHTTEVIKFRMWDGLNGIEYGAIEELTFFTDGVVGNVEEPFILHPAGGIQQRMLAKGWNWISVNKQSDDMSVGKVFESLTPPTSLNDITLKSQSGYSQFSQLTGWQGTLADVDIKTGYMIFLSAHGDTLSLIGNEPESDVSIPLNPKWNWIGYPKSEILPIDDVLEQLSAGPGDVIKSQYEYGEYNQSTDSWVGDLKFFHPGLGYKLFVGNSDNITIMKSGDTEELFLKHEYNMTLTAIVDFGEFPTSDRYRIQTYINDQLRGDVPLSYLNPIDEYMAFAMVYGDRSDIGETVKTVMWDEYNQQQIELVSPELNFTIDKINGTVDNPVILSIAEGELLPADEGQYIFNNYPNPFRSNTTIQYTIPEDTHVMLTVTNSVGREIRRIVDVEQIAGHYSYTFDADGLADGIYYCTLKTNDFVETKKLILLKK; encoded by the coding sequence ATGAAAAACTTTACTTATCCGGGAGTAATACTTCCCGACCATTTAATCAGGAAAGCCGGCAGCACTATTGCTTTGTTGCTGGCTTTTATTTTTCTGCTGCCTGTTTGGGCAAGCGCAGAGAGGATCTATCCCGATATGTCGGTTCAGATTTCATCGGGCGGATCAGACTATGCACTCACCTTCACTTATAGCGGCGCTGGAGTTGTTAGTTGTACTGAAGCTGTTGTTCACAGGTTTGATATCTATAAAAACACTGATAGCAACAGTTCAAAAACGATTAGTGGTAGCGGCAGTAAATCCAGCGGTACCATTACTTATGTGGCAGGTCCAAATAATTCAGGATACTGGGGCTTACGTTATCAGGAATCTGAAGACTGTAGTTTGGCCTGGTGTAACTGTGTGGAATGGGTATGGAGTGGTTATCCCAGAGCAAACAGTTCAGGCGACAGAGGTAGCGGATATAGTGTTTTAACATACGCAGCTACAGCTGCAATAAAATCTCCTACCGGAATAACTGCCTCTGATCAGGAATATTTTGAAAAGATTATTTTGAGCTGGTCGAAAGGAACCGATATTCCGGATGCAAACGTTGGTTACAATATTTACAGGGGAACGACGACCGGTAACGGAGCATTAATTGCCCAGGTTGCAGGAGATGTTCGCACCTGGACCGATGAAACAATTGTTCCGAACGATGTATATTATTACTGGGTAACCACCTTTACCGACGATTGGGGAAATCACGAATCACCAAGAAATAGTTCTAATGCCGTACTTGGAAAAGCAAAAACTTTTAACGTTAATGCATCCGACGGAACGTATACTAACCGTGTGAAAGTAGAATGGGACGACTTGTCGGATTTTGCAGAGGAATTGCGTATTGAGCGCAGTGTACCGGAAAGCAGCCAAAAGGAAGAGCTGGCGATTTTAAGCAAAAACGCCCAGGCATACAGCGACGATGGTGCCATTCCTGGTTACAAGCATACCTATTATGTAACACCAATTCACGCAACACGCACCTTCCCTACCCTTAACGACGATGGATACTCGAAACCAAACGGAACCATTAAAGGTACCGTTAAGTCGGTGTTAAGTGTTGGAGTAGAAGGCGTGAGTGTTTGTGCGATTCCGGTAACTCCAAATTTACCGGCTGGAGCACTGACCGTTCCTTCGGGAGGCTATTGTACCACTACCGATGTGGACGGGTATTACGAAATACGAAACATTTACTATTACGATGAAGCCGAATTTATCGTGGTACCATACAAAGACGGACCAAACGGACCACATATTTTTACGCCCGATACCATAACCCGTGTACTCGATCTGAATTCGAAACTCAGTTCAGGAGCCAACTTTACCGATGAGAGTGTTTTCTCTATGGCCGGTAGAGTTGTGTATCCAAAATCAACCGCAGCCGAATGCGGTGTGCCTGAGGTTGAAATTCTGATTAACGGAGAAAGCAGGGGAATATTTACTGATGCCAACGGCGATTGGAGTTATGCCATACAGGAAGAAGGAGATTATACCTTTACACCCGAGTTTTTGCATCATACTTTTGAAAATCCATCAGGACAACCTTCAACCTCATTCTTTGTGGCCGGCGATTCATTGAACATCAATTTTACCGATACACAAACCGATACCATTTTTGTGAAAGTACAAACCGGGTGTGAAACTCCGGTGGCCGATTCAGTGAAAATACAACTTACTTCGCCGGGCAACTGTTTTAATACCAGTTATTATACCGATGCAAATGGTCTGCTAACCATTCCGGATCTTCCGGCACGCGAATACGATGTGCAGGTGGTTGAACTTGATCCGGTTAATTCGAACATATTTGACCAAATTGGTAATAAACCTATTCGTATCGACCTTACTGTGCGGGATACAGCAGATATGGTAGTTGAACGCGATAGTCTGGATATCACCCCCGCAGATACCATTTTCCTGCCCAACGGAACAACAAGCATTACTCCCGCCGACACTACATTAGTGACGGTTACCGATACAACACGAGGGGAAGTGATTCCCGAAGCGAATTTCATTTACCACTCACCACTTGACATTCAGGTTGATTTTGCCGATGCAGGCGCGCAAGTAGTTTCTTGTAGCGGTGGAGATATAACGCTAATGCAGCAAAATGACACTTACACCCTGGTTTTTGAAGTGAATGAATCGATGGGCGACTGCCCCGTGAATGAAGGATATTTGCGTATTTTTGACTTTGTTGCCGACCGCGGAGATGAGCCAATAGAGGTGCCTATTGTAAACGGTTTTGCAGTGTATACAACACAAGCCGGATTACCAGAAATTGCTGAGAGTGCTGAGCACAATCATGAGAAACTGTTGTACGTGGTTCCGGAAGTTGGATTTTTAGATGCCACTCCACAGGAATACTGGATAATGGTTGAAGGTGTTAAAACACAGGCGCCGTCATTTATTACAAAATCGCCCGAGATGCCCATGCTGGTCTTACACGACCCTCCCGGAGACAACAGTTATTCGTACGTTCAGGAAGGCAAATCATACAAAAGTTTTAATACATTCGAAATGCTTGTAGGAGGAGAAGCAGGAGTTTATGCTAACCTGTTGATAGGAGCTAAAGTACTCACTCCTTTTTCAAGTAATGGATTTGGAACACAAATTAAATTTAGCGCGGTGGCCGGAAGGGATAATTATGACCGCAACGGTGTAGAAACCACAATCACCTTCAATGAAACTTTTTCAACTTCCGATTTGGAGAACCTTACCGGAAATGATGGAGATGTATACATTGGTGCTTCGTTTAACCAGGAATATGCACTGGGAGACGAGCTGACCTTTAATACAGCAACCTGTCAGGCCGAGATAAAAACTGTTCCGACTATTGATGTCACCGGTTTTGCGACAACTTTTGTTTATACCGAAACACACATTAAGAACACCCTGCTTCCAACTCTTGGAGTACTGCGTAGCGCCTTGATTGCCGGTCGCGATACCAGTCTGCTCTCGCCAGAGGAAAAAATGCAGGCTAACCAGTTACTGGCTGATAGTTTGCACTGGGAGGAAGTGTTGGCACAAAATGATTTAAACAGAGGAGAAGATGCTGTATTTAAAGAGAATATTTCGTTTAGTGCCGGTGCCCCTTATACCAACGAATATACCACCGATACAACAAATTCTGCATCATTCGAATACTCTGCATTTATAAATACTGAATTAGCAGCAGGAATAAAACTTGATAATGAATCCGGCGCCTGGTTCGACAGCGAGATCGGAGTTATGGCAAAGTTCAGGTGGGCAAACACCTTTAATCAGGGTAACGATACCACTTATTCCCGAACCGTTGGATATATTCTTTCCGACAACGATATTGGCGATTTCTTTAGCGTCGATATTCTGGAGGATAAAGCCTATGGTGTACCTGCTTTCAATCTGAAACTGGGAACCTCAAGTTGCCCGCACGAACCTGGCACACAACCGCGCGACGATGCGCGTATCACTGTGTATCCACCACAGATCAACAACGTTCCGATAGGTGGACAGGCGGTGTTTACTGCCAATTTGTTAAACGAAAGCCAGAGTCGGGAAACCCGTGAATACCACGTAAAAGTAGTTTCTACCACAAATCCCGATGGTGCCGTTGTAAAATTAGGTGGCACATCAATCACCAATAGTGGAGCTTCTTATTTTCTGCAATACAACCAAACGGCAAACATTGCACTTACCGTCGAACGCGGACCAATGGCGTCCACTTACGATTCGATTGGGATAATGATGTATCCACCGTGTGAATATTCACTATGGGAGGATGGTGGCAGTGTTACAAGCGCCGACACGGCCTGGATATTTGTCGATTTCCAAAGCGAATGCTCAAATGTGGCCTTGCATCTGCCGGGCAATAACTGGCTTGTTAACAGTAATAACGACAACAAACTGGATGTGGCTTTTACAGGCTACGACCGGAACAACGAAAATCTGCAAAGTATAACCCTGCAGTACAAACGACAAGGTGAAGGCTGGGTTGACGATGTGACTATTGACAAGGAACTACTGTTGCAAAACTTTTACGATTACGAGTTTGATGTTTCCGGCCTTACAGATGGCAGTTACAGTTTACGCGCCAAAGCAAATTGTGGAATCGAGGGTGGAATTTCCTATTCTTCCGAACAATCGGGAATTATCGACCGTTCGTCCATTGCTCCTTACGGAACACCGTCGCCGGCCGATGGCTACCTGCGTTACGGGCAGGAAATCAGTGTTGTTTTTGATAAAGACATCAATTGTAATTTTGAAAGTTATTCAGGAGAAGCACCAAATATCCGCCTCTTCCTTGAAGATTCCACTGAAATTCCGATAACGGTTCAGTGTTCTCAAAATGCAGATGGAATTATCCTGGTTCCAAACGACGATCTTTTTGCACAACCATCGCTCGAGGGGAAACGTGTTTATGCCGTAGTGGAAGGAATTCAGGATATTTTTGGAAATGTACAGGAATACAAAACCGAGTGGTCGTTCCTGGTGAATGTAAGCCCGGTGTCGTGGAATCCTGAGGAGGTTCACATAACAGCCGAAGAAACGGAACTGGTGGTACTGAGCGCAAATCTTGATAACAGCGCCAACATAAGTAAATCGTTTACCATTGAAGAGTACCCTGACTGGCTGGTGCCTTCGGTAACTTCTGCTTCGGTGCTGGGAGGAAATAGTTTCACCCTTCAGTTCCATGTGGTTGAAGATTTGTTACCCGGATTTTATGAGGGAGAAGTTACGGCCTTAATCGATGGTTCGCCCGAAGTACTCAAAGTATCTCTTGAACTGTATGCTGAAGAGATCGACTGGAGTGTAAACCACCCCGATTTCCAGTACAATATGAACATTGTTGCGCAGTTTAGTTCAGATGATGGCGACGAAAACCTGTCGACAGGATTACGCGATAAGATTGCGGCCTATGTTGATGGCGAATTGCGCGGCGTTGGCAACATCATGTATGTTCCCGAACTCAGCAAATACGCAGCATTTATTACCGTATCAGGAAATCTGGCAGGCGAAAACGGAAGTTTGCTCGAAGCCGAAGATTACGTGGATGACCTGAGTGTGCAGGACATTACATTTACCGAAGATGGCAAGACGTATGATGCCACACGTTTTAAGAAGAATAACTGGATCGATTTCGACATTTACGCCACCAAAGCAGGTAATTTCAGTGCTGAATTTAAAGCTGCTGGTAATAAAGCCGGCGATGTCGACGTCTTTGTCGACGGGAATTTGGTTGCAACTTTTGCAGTGCCCGTTAATGGAGGTTCCTATGGCGTCTATACCACTCAGTTCGAGGTTCCGGCCGGTGAGCATACACTGCGCATTCAGTCGAATGGTGCTGAGTTTGATCTCGACTGGATTAATTTCCCGGAGTATCATGTCCGGAATCAGCATACTACTGAAGTCATCAAATTCAGAATGTGGGATGGTCTCAACGGCATCGAATATGGAGCCATTGAAGAACTGACCTTCTTTACCGATGGTGTGGTTGGAAACGTAGAGGAGCCCTTTATTCTGCATCCTGCAGGAGGTATTCAGCAAAGGATGCTGGCAAAAGGATGGAACTGGATTTCGGTGAATAAACAAAGCGATGACATGAGTGTAGGCAAAGTGTTTGAAAGCCTTACACCGCCAACTTCACTAAACGATATTACGCTGAAATCACAGTCGGGATATTCGCAGTTCAGCCAACTTACCGGCTGGCAGGGAACACTCGCTGATGTCGACATAAAAACAGGCTACATGATATTCCTGAGTGCTCATGGCGACACGCTGAGCCTGATTGGAAATGAGCCCGAATCGGATGTAAGTATTCCTTTAAATCCGAAGTGGAACTGGATCGGGTATCCAAAATCAGAGATTTTACCTATTGATGATGTGTTGGAGCAGCTGTCGGCAGGACCGGGAGACGTTATTAAGAGCCAGTACGAATACGGCGAATACAATCAAAGCACCGATTCGTGGGTCGGCGATCTGAAATTCTTCCACCCGGGGCTGGGTTATAAGTTGTTTGTTGGCAATAGCGACAACATTACAATAATGAAATCGGGCGATACAGAAGAGCTCTTCCTGAAGCACGAGTACAACATGACCCTGACTGCGATTGTTGATTTTGGAGAATTTCCAACTTCCGACAGGTACAGGATTCAAACCTATATCAACGACCAACTGCGTGGCGATGTTCCGCTTTCGTACCTGAATCCGATTGACGAATACATGGCATTTGCTATGGTTTACGGCGATCGTTCAGACATTGGCGAAACGGTTAAAACAGTGATGTGGGATGAATACAACCAGCAACAAATTGAACTGGTTTCGCCTGAGCTAAACTTTACCATCGATAAAATTAATGGTACGGTTGATAATCCGGTTATTCTTTCGATAGCCGAAGGCGAACTACTTCCGGCGGATGAAGGACAGTACATCTTTAATAACTATCCAAATCCTTTCCGGAGTAATACCACCATTCAATACACAATTCCGGAAGACACGCACGTTATGCTGACGGTAACAAATTCTGTTGGTAGAGAAATCAGGCGTATTGTCGATGTGGAACAAATCGCAGGGCATTACAGCTACACATTCGATGCGGACGGACTGGCTGATGGTATTTATTATTGTACACTTAAAACAAATGACTTTGTAGAGACGAAAAAACTGATTCTGTTAAAGAAATAG
- a CDS encoding valine--tRNA ligase: protein MSQMEIPSKYNPVEVEDKWYKYWMDNNFFHSTPDEREPYTIVIPPPNVTGVLHMGHMLNNTIQDILVRRARMTGKNACWVPGTDHASIATEAKVVNKLNAEGIDKYDLSRDEFLKHAWEWTDKHGGIILEQLKKLGASCDWDRTAFTMDEARSESVIKVFVDLFNKGMIYRGVRMVNWDPAAKTALSDEEVIYKEMQGKLYYLNYKIEGEDGFVTIATTRPETILGDTAVCVNPNDERFAHLKGKRVLVPLINRSIPIIEDEYVDMEFGTGCLKITPAHDINDYEIGLRYNLPSIDIFNDNGTLNEKAELFVGEDRFVVRDKIVPELEKTGNLTKIEDYTNKVGFSERTDVIIEPKLSAQWFLKMEELVKPALENVMNDTISFHPPKFKNTYKHWMGNIKDWCISRQLWWGHQIPVYYLPDGTYVCAESAEEALELAKEKSGNAELTAADLKQDEDALDTWFSSWLWPISVFDGIREPENEEVNYYYPSSDLVTAPDIIFFWVARMIIAGYEYRDDFPFKNVYFTGMVRDAQRRKMSKSLGNSPDPLDLIAKYGADGVRVGMLLCSPAGGDLLFDEGLPQQGAGFSTKIWNAFRLVKNWEVSSDIEQPEHSKLAIEWFKNKLAQVVETLNTQFDGFRISEALMTVYTTVRDEFSGWLLEMVKPGYQQPIDAKTYAEIVELFDQMLRLMHPFMPFITEEIWQLLDERKEGESIMISQLPANTSYDAALLATFEDVKEAVSGIRKIRKDKNIAFKDAIDFSVQKGDKGFDAKFNSILIKLGNLTELTVVDEEVKGAASFRVKSTSFYIPLDGFIDVEEELEKLEEELKYAKGFLNSVMKKLSNERFVNNAPEAVVAKEKAKQADAEANIKVLEERIASMK, encoded by the coding sequence ATGAGTCAGATGGAAATTCCGAGCAAGTACAACCCTGTCGAGGTTGAAGATAAATGGTACAAATACTGGATGGATAACAACTTTTTCCACTCCACACCCGACGAGCGCGAACCTTACACAATTGTAATTCCGCCGCCAAACGTAACCGGCGTGTTGCACATGGGGCACATGCTTAACAATACCATTCAGGATATTCTGGTCCGCCGCGCGCGTATGACCGGTAAAAATGCCTGCTGGGTGCCGGGTACCGACCATGCATCGATTGCTACCGAAGCAAAGGTGGTAAACAAACTAAATGCTGAAGGAATTGATAAGTATGATCTTTCGCGCGACGAATTCTTGAAACATGCCTGGGAATGGACCGATAAACACGGAGGTATTATCCTCGAGCAGCTGAAAAAACTAGGTGCTTCGTGCGACTGGGATCGTACAGCTTTTACCATGGACGAAGCCCGCAGCGAGTCGGTAATCAAAGTTTTTGTCGATCTGTTTAACAAAGGAATGATTTACCGCGGGGTGCGTATGGTAAACTGGGACCCGGCAGCTAAAACGGCACTTTCTGATGAGGAAGTGATCTACAAAGAGATGCAGGGTAAACTGTATTATCTGAATTATAAAATTGAAGGTGAAGACGGTTTTGTAACCATTGCAACTACCCGCCCTGAAACGATTTTGGGCGATACTGCCGTTTGTGTAAACCCGAACGACGAGCGTTTCGCGCACCTGAAAGGGAAACGTGTTTTGGTACCGCTGATCAACCGTTCAATCCCGATTATCGAGGATGAATATGTTGACATGGAATTTGGTACCGGATGTTTGAAAATTACACCGGCCCACGATATAAATGACTACGAAATTGGCCTGAGATATAACCTGCCATCCATCGACATTTTTAACGATAACGGAACACTAAATGAAAAGGCTGAGCTGTTTGTTGGCGAAGACCGTTTTGTTGTTCGCGATAAAATTGTTCCTGAACTGGAGAAGACAGGAAACCTGACTAAAATAGAAGACTATACCAATAAGGTTGGTTTCTCGGAAAGAACAGATGTGATCATCGAACCAAAATTGTCGGCACAGTGGTTCCTGAAAATGGAAGAACTGGTAAAACCGGCTTTGGAGAACGTGATGAATGATACCATCAGCTTCCATCCTCCGAAATTTAAAAATACCTACAAACATTGGATGGGCAACATAAAAGACTGGTGTATTAGCCGCCAGTTGTGGTGGGGACATCAAATTCCGGTGTACTATCTGCCCGACGGAACTTATGTTTGTGCCGAATCTGCAGAAGAAGCGCTGGAATTGGCAAAAGAAAAATCGGGAAATGCAGAATTGACTGCTGCCGATTTGAAACAAGACGAAGATGCTTTGGATACCTGGTTCTCGAGCTGGTTGTGGCCGATATCGGTTTTCGATGGAATTCGTGAGCCGGAGAACGAAGAGGTAAACTATTATTACCCAAGTTCGGATTTGGTTACTGCACCCGATATTATTTTCTTCTGGGTGGCCCGAATGATTATTGCCGGTTACGAGTACCGCGATGATTTTCCGTTCAAGAATGTTTATTTTACCGGAATGGTGCGCGATGCACAACGCCGTAAAATGTCGAAATCGCTGGGTAACTCACCCGATCCGCTGGACTTAATCGCCAAATACGGTGCCGACGGTGTTCGTGTGGGAATGTTACTTTGTTCTCCTGCTGGTGGCGATTTGCTTTTCGATGAAGGTCTGCCGCAACAGGGAGCAGGTTTCTCAACAAAAATATGGAATGCTTTCCGTTTGGTGAAAAACTGGGAGGTATCTTCTGATATCGAACAACCGGAACATTCAAAACTGGCCATCGAGTGGTTTAAGAATAAACTGGCTCAGGTGGTAGAAACGTTAAATACACAGTTTGATGGATTCCGAATCTCGGAAGCGTTAATGACGGTGTACACAACTGTACGCGACGAATTTTCGGGGTGGTTGCTTGAAATGGTAAAACCAGGCTATCAACAACCAATTGATGCAAAGACTTATGCTGAGATCGTTGAGCTGTTCGACCAGATGTTGCGACTGATGCACCCGTTTATGCCGTTTATTACCGAAGAAATCTGGCAGTTGCTTGATGAACGTAAAGAAGGCGAGAGTATCATGATCAGCCAGTTGCCGGCTAACACAAGTTACGACGCGGCACTGCTCGCCACTTTCGAGGATGTAAAAGAAGCGGTATCCGGAATTCGTAAAATCCGTAAAGACAAAAATATTGCCTTTAAAGATGCCATCGATTTTTCGGTGCAAAAAGGCGATAAAGGTTTTGATGCCAAATTCAACAGCATTCTTATAAAACTAGGTAATCTTACTGAATTGACTGTTGTTGACGAAGAAGTTAAAGGAGCAGCTTCATTCCGGGTAAAATCAACCAGTTTCTATATTCCGCTTGATGGATTTATTGATGTGGAAGAAGAATTGGAAAAACTGGAAGAGGAGTTGAAATACGCCAAAGGATTCCTGAATTCGGTAATGAAAAAGCTGAGTAACGAACGTTTCGTAAATAATGCACCCGAAGCGGTAGTTGCCAAAGAAAAAGCAAAACAGGCCGATGCCGAAGCCAATATTAAAGTGTTGGAAGAGCGCATCGCTTCAATGAAATAA